In Longimicrobiaceae bacterium, the sequence CCCCGGAGGACCTGGCGCGGCTGGAGGAGTGGGTGCGCGTGCTCCGCGCGGAGGGGCTCGCCGAGCGGGGAGCGCCGCTCGGGCGGGCGGCTGTGCGGGTGGGGGAGCTGGCCGTGGGGACGCCGTACGAGGCGTTCACCCTGGAAGCGTACCTCAAGGCCGGGGGGAGCCCGGTGCGCACGGAGCCGCTCACGCTCTCTCTGACCCGCTTCGACTGCGTGTCGCTGGTGGAGTCTTGCCTGGCCGTCGCGCGGGTCGCCGCCGGGGCAGGCGCGCGGGGCGAAGCCCTCTGGGACGCCTTCGGGCGCGAGATGGAGCGGATGCGGTACCGGGGCGGGGTCCGCGAGGGATACGTGTCGCGCCTGCACTACTTCAGCGAGTGGATCTCGGACAACGCTCGGCGTGGGCTCGCTCGCGAGCTGGGGGCGGAGCTGGGCGGGAGGCCGGACAACCGGCCGCTCCGCTTCATGACGGAGCACCGGGAGAGCTATCCCGCCCTCGCGAACGACGAGGTGTTCCGCGCCATCGCGGCGATGGAGCGGAGCCTGGACGGCCGGCCGCGCCACGTGGTCCCCACGGCCGGGATCCCCGCCGTGTCCGGCCGGATCGAGACCGGCGACGTGCTCGCCTTCGCCACGACCATCGAGGGGCTGGACGTGACGCACTCCGCGTTCGCGTACCGCGACCGCGGCGGCGTCCTCCGGGTGCTCCACGCCCCTCTTTCCGGGGGAGTGGTGGAGGTAACCCGCTCCACGCTCCCGGAGTACGTCGCCGGAATCCGCCGCTCCACCGGGATCCTGCTCGCGCGCCCGCGCTGGGGATGAGCGCGCGGTGGCGTGAAGAACCGCAGATGGCGCTTGCTTTCCTCCATTCCACGCCGTATACAACAGCTACACGCACCGATCCCGTCTCGCTGCCATGATCCTGGAGACACCCGGTGCGGCTTCCGCTCCCCTACCGTACGCCCCGCCGCAACGGCGGGAGCGGGGGGGGGCCACTCCACACAGGAGGCTCCCGATGCATCAATCTCGTCTGCGCCGAACGATCGGCGCGGCCCTGCTCCTCTGCGCGGGCCTGCTGGCCGGCACGGAGGCGCAGGCGCAAGGAACGCCGTACACCATCCAGGGGACGGTGGTGGACGCCAGCGCCCAGCCCGTGGCGGGGGTCACCGTGACCCTCCGCGCCGCGAGCTTCCGCGCCGCTCAGATCCGGACGGTCACGGACCAGCAGGGCCGGTACACGCTGGCGGCGCCCGTCGATCCCGGAAGCTACACGCTCGCGTTCTCCGCACTGGGGCGTTCCGACGTGACGCGCCAGCTGACGCTCGGGGCGGATCGGGCGGTGCAGGTCGCGCCCGTCACGCTCGAGGCCGGCGTCGTCGAGCTGGAGGGGATCGTCGTCACGGGCGCGGGCGTCGCGACCGAGCGGCGGCAGGTCGGGAACACGGTCGCCAGCGTCTCGGGCGAGGCGGTGAACCAGGCACCCGCCGCCACCTCCGTGGACAAGGCGCTGCAGGGGAAGATCACGGGCGCTGAGATCACCCAGAACTCCGGACAGCCCGGGGGGGGGGTGAGCATCCGGCTGCGCGGGACCAGCTCCATCCTGGGCGGTTCCGATCCCCTGATCGTGATCGACGGCGTCATCGTCGACAACAACTCGGACGCCCTCATCAGCATCGGCGCGAACGCGGGCCGGCAGGGCGCAGCCCTGAGCAACCGGCTCTCCGACATCGCCCCGGGCGACGTGGAGCGGATCGAGGTGCTCAAGGGCGCTGCCGCGGCGGCGCTCTACGGCTCCCGTGCCAACAACGGGGTGATCCAGATCTTCACCCGGCGCGGACGCCAGGGGAAGCCGCAGATCTCCTTCCGCACGGAAGCATCCGTGAGCGAGGCCCCGGAGCGGTACGACCTCATCATGCTGCCGCGGGCCGGGGCGGGTGACGTGGCGGCGGGGCTGGCCAAGAAGGTGGGCGACCCGGTGGAGCGCTTCGACATCCAGGACCAGATCTTCCGCACCGGGCGCGGCACCACCAACCAGCTCTCCGTCTCGGGCGGCAACGAGGGGACCAGCTACTACCTGTCCGGGAGCTGGGTGGACGACCAGGGCGTCCTGCGCGCGACCGACCACTCCAAGATCAACGGACGCGCCAAGATCACCCAGCGGATCTCCGACCTGCTGGAGGTGGGGGTCAACGCGAGCTACGTCCAGTCCCGGACCAACTACATCCCGGAGGGCGAGCAGACCCAGGGCGTGCTGACCAGCGTGATCTTCACGCCGACGTCCTTCAACCCGGCCTTCGACCCCAACCAGGGGCGGTTCCCCTACAACCCGCTCCTGGGCGCCAACCCCCTGGCCGTGCTCCAGGACTTCCGGGCCGACCAGAACGTGGACCGCTTCATCGGGAGCTTCCAGGCCACGCTCTCTCCGCTCTCCAACCTGACCATCAACTACCTGTTCGGCCTGGACGACGCTCGCGAGGAGAACACCTACCTCCAGCCGACCTTCTCCACCGGGCCGAACTTCAGCGGGTCGATCCAGAACCCGATCCGCTTCGCCCGCAAGTACAACAACGACCTGACGGCGAACTACGAGCTGGACGTCTCCCCGGCCCTGCAGCTCACCAGCACGGCCGGGTTCCGGCACACCTCCGATCGCGACAACGTGATCCGCGCGGGTGCGACGGACCTCAACGTGGGACAGACCGTGGTCGGCGGGGCGACCCAGTTCGCCTCGCAGGGGATCACCGAGTTCACCACGGTCGGCGGCTTCCTCCAGGAGCGCCTGGGGATCGGCGACCGCCTGTTCCTCACCGGCGGCCTCAACGTGGAAGCGTCCTCGGCCTTCGGTGAAGACGAGCGCTGGCAGCTGTTCCCGCGCCTGGGTGCTTCCTACGTGGTGGACCGGGAGTCGTTCTGGAGCAACTCCCCGATCAGCGGCATCGTTTCCACCCTCCGGCTCCGTGCGGCGTACGGGCAGACGGGCGGGCAGCCGCCGGGCGCATACACCCGCTTCAACAACACCTTCAACACCTCGTACGCGGGACGCCCTGGGCGGCTTCCCAGCTCCACCCTCGGGAATCCGAACCTGCGCCCCGAGCGGCAGCGGGAGATCGAGGCCGGATTCGACGCGGGGTTCTTCGGGGACCGCGCCTCGCTCGAGTTCACCTTCTACGACCAGGAGACGGACAACCTGGTGCTCGGCGCGCCGCTTCCGCTCAGCGCGGGATACGCCACCCAGTTCCAGAACATCGGGGTGCTCACGAACCGCGGAGTCGAGATCTCGCTGAGCACCGTGAAC encodes:
- a CDS encoding N-acetylmuramoyl-L-alanine amidase-like domain-containing protein, whose amino-acid sequence is PEDLARLEEWVRVLRAEGLAERGAPLGRAAVRVGELAVGTPYEAFTLEAYLKAGGSPVRTEPLTLSLTRFDCVSLVESCLAVARVAAGAGARGEALWDAFGREMERMRYRGGVREGYVSRLHYFSEWISDNARRGLARELGAELGGRPDNRPLRFMTEHRESYPALANDEVFRAIAAMERSLDGRPRHVVPTAGIPAVSGRIETGDVLAFATTIEGLDVTHSAFAYRDRGGVLRVLHAPLSGGVVEVTRSTLPEYVAGIRRSTGILLARPRWG
- a CDS encoding SusC/RagA family TonB-linked outer membrane protein yields the protein MHQSRLRRTIGAALLLCAGLLAGTEAQAQGTPYTIQGTVVDASAQPVAGVTVTLRAASFRAAQIRTVTDQQGRYTLAAPVDPGSYTLAFSALGRSDVTRQLTLGADRAVQVAPVTLEAGVVELEGIVVTGAGVATERRQVGNTVASVSGEAVNQAPAATSVDKALQGKITGAEITQNSGQPGGGVSIRLRGTSSILGGSDPLIVIDGVIVDNNSDALISIGANAGRQGAALSNRLSDIAPGDVERIEVLKGAAAAALYGSRANNGVIQIFTRRGRQGKPQISFRTEASVSEAPERYDLIMLPRAGAGDVAAGLAKKVGDPVERFDIQDQIFRTGRGTTNQLSVSGGNEGTSYYLSGSWVDDQGVLRATDHSKINGRAKITQRISDLLEVGVNASYVQSRTNYIPEGEQTQGVLTSVIFTPTSFNPAFDPNQGRFPYNPLLGANPLAVLQDFRADQNVDRFIGSFQATLSPLSNLTINYLFGLDDAREENTYLQPTFSTGPNFSGSIQNPIRFARKYNNDLTANYELDVSPALQLTSTAGFRHTSDRDNVIRAGATDLNVGQTVVGGATQFASQGITEFTTVGGFLQERLGIGDRLFLTGGLNVEASSAFGEDERWQLFPRLGASYVVDRESFWSNSPISGIVSTLRLRAAYGQTGGQPPGAYTRFNNTFNTSYAGRPGRLPSSTLGNPNLRPERQREIEAGFDAGFFGDRASLEFTFYDQETDNLVLGAPLPLSAGYATQFQNIGVLTNRGVEISLSTVNLQRDAFGWSSRLTYSANRNRVEQLQTSADTLVVGYLNAVVEGHPVGVFYGGYYVRNPDGSIKYDAAGLPVRARDPRTNRFANKIIGDPSPDFTAALSNSLTLGDNVELSVLFDGRFGNDVANFSRRISEFFGSAKVVEREITGDTVAGTFARNSTRINLYEEYIEDGSFVKLREVALRFRFPAAWARRMRAEDADIRVAGRNLYTWTDYSGLDPEINLFSASTVARGVDFATTPIPRSVAVGLNLTF